The following coding sequences are from one Oncorhynchus clarkii lewisi isolate Uvic-CL-2024 chromosome 20, UVic_Ocla_1.0, whole genome shotgun sequence window:
- the LOC139376919 gene encoding muscular LMNA-interacting protein isoform X10 yields MISKQFHNLGVPKQKATEHTMSDRGLFKAEVIYISDCEKRGAGDMVQQETYTRLISPPDHTTTPQTPPPINTQPENTVHHFVSGPATMETAVNKHQGISQQQWHNTPVGAEVSLDLFLNRESDSDERLSPTNSTDLFPASSKSQSQESILSESWDKDRSWSALQMSPETSCAVSPCSSVRSGMFTPSVVRVKRHSLEPGSSLVHMPPTCLSPTYCASPSSSPCPLSPRSRHRPPPTRLSLLTAILRKGRLPVLSPTLTLQRPYSPCWPIHHGTSCNACSAASSVASIPLEVFSSRAQSSASIHSPAQSYHHRDGCVLDSLRSVNAPLSIESKELSTSWRMVGPHSPPLRHSEKLKSNNGIISERVTSPSYRSLVASPVPPLSQAFPQHLPKPVDHTNVPSPPLYSSHSRFRRLFPEPLDNSVNSRPNSLSPEPKPVKNQGASVPQDSNQPLYSSHSRLKCLSPNPAYNQGTSACQPLYSSFSKLSSSPPGIVNSSSNSTLDSLSPGPVNTSSNSTLDTLSAEPKPVSKNLVQALNSHLQSKLTFLSSAPANNQETFKALDTSTPEVSSMGTSNNRGISMGTLNTRGTARPQVWSPLPYSCLSRSPKPLSLSCCAPEGHLSASSHSPSGIVSSAQRYTDTISPTPLQNGLKTPPHSMLQLGVSPAHRAFHLTPTLYTSPGCPSPKLPTPPSTPDRFTLSPSPAPPTRDLTPSPSLSLRSTPSPCLWREMSDSIDTKRKPHKIKLSYKALAAIPTNIVLLDQQAIDDQVHKEGDSQDPVDRCKKEDTHAEMCSPAQLRKQSEDLYAAIDEVLEDPIPMRQASPALAYSRESMDKCAPKRYTSLPRSLGRETKYATFNLQRSVERKLADNYKTKPGVIRPANIIPRLPEENDDEAFHPNPFKQYLDELTVNDQNKLQHIWPISLPLSPCPGDPEGRTTPPQPPAH; encoded by the exons AATTTAGGAGTCCCCAAGCAGAAGGCGACTGAACACACCATGTCGGACAGAGGGCTTTTCAAGGCGGAGGTGATCTATATCAGTGACTGTGAAAAACGTGGAGCAGGGGACATGGTCCAACAGGAGACATATACTCGG TTGATATCGCCTCCTGATCACACAACAACACCCCAGACCCCTCCCCCTATAAATACCCAGCCAGAAAATACAGTCCACCATTTTGTATCCGGGCCCGCTACTATGGAAACAGCTGTTAACAAACACCAGGGCATTTCTCAGCAGCAGTGGCACAACACCCCTGTGGGTGCTGAGGTCAGCTTGGATCTCTTTTTAAATAGAGAGTCTGACTCAGACGAGAGACTAAGCCCCACTAACTCCACAGACCTGTTTCCTGCTTCTTCCAAGAGCCAGAGTCAGGAGTCCATCCTCTCTGAGAGTTGGGACAAAGACAGGAGCTGGTCAGCACTGCAAATGTCCCCTGAGACGTCTTGCGCGGTGTCCCCGTGCTCCTCAGTGAGATCTGGCATGTTCACCCCCTCTGTTGTGCGAGTCAAGAGGCACTCCCTAGAACCTGGCTCCAGTTTAGTCCACATGCCGCCAACCTGCCTCTCACCAACTTATTGTGCAAGTCCCTCCTCgtccccctgtcccctgtccccccgCTCCCGCCACAGGCCCCCTCCCACGCGACTCTCCCTGCTAACAGCTATCCTCCGAAAGGGCCGCCTGCCAGTCCTGTCCCCTACTCTGACTCTACAGAGACCCTACTCCCCCTGCTGGCCCATTCACCATGGGACTTCCTGTAACGCCTGCTCTGCAGCCTCCAGTGTGGCCTCTATTCCTCTGGAGGTGTTCTCATCCAGGGCCCAGTCCTCAGCCTCCATACACAGCCCAGCTCAGAGTTACCATCACAGGGATGGATGTGTGTTAGATTCCCTTAGATCTGTCAATGCACCCCTGTCCATAGAGTCTAAGGAGCTTTCCACCTCATGGAGAATGGTTGGCCCTCACAGCCCACCATTAAGACACTCAGAAAAACTGAAATCAAACAATGGAATTATCTCTGAGAGGGTCACCTCCCCCTCTTATCGAAGCCTTGTGGCGTCACCAGTCCCACCGTTGTCTCAAGCGTTCCCTCAGCACCTCCCCAAACCAGTAGACCACACCAACGTTCCAAGTCCACCTCTGTACTCATCACACTCACGATTCAGACGTCTGTTTCCTGAGCCACTCGACAACTCAGTTAACTCAAGACCTAACTCACTGTCGCCTGAGCCGAAACCAGTTAAGAACCAGGGGGCTTCTGTGCCCCAAGATTCAAATCAACCCCTGTATTCGTCACACTCAAGACTTAAATGTCTGTCTCCTAATCCAGCTTACAACCAGGGGACCTCTGCATGTCAACCTCTTTACTCATCCTTCTCAAAGCTCAGCTCATCGCCTCCCGGAATAGTAAACTCCTCATCAAACTCAACACTCGACTCACTGTCTCCCGGACCAGTAAACACCTCTTCAAACTCAACACTTGACACACTGTCTGCTGAACCTAAACCAGTTAGCAAGAACCTTGTACAAGCTCTGAATTCTCACCTACAATCAAAGCTCACCTTTCTGTCTTCTGCACCTGCTAATAACCAGGAGACCTTTAAGGCCCTTGATACGTCTACACCTGAAGTTTCCTCCATGGGAACCTCTAACAATCGGGGGATTTCTATGGGGACCCTTAACACACGGGGGACCGCAAGGCCCCAAGTTTGGAGTCCACTGCCCTACTCATGTCTTTCCAGGTCtcctaaacctctctctctctcctgctgtgccCCAGAGGGCCATCTTTCTGCCTCATCCCACTCACCCAGTGGCATAGTTTCCTCTGCACAGAGGTACACAGATACAATATCACCAACCCCATTACAGAACGGCCTGAAAACACCTCCACACTCGATGCTGCAACTCGGTGTCTCCCCAGCTCACAGAGCTTTCCACCTCACTCCCACCCTCTACACATCCCCAGGATGTCCATCACCTAAGCTCCCCACTCCCCCCTCTACACCCGACCGTTtcaccctctccccttctcctgcGCCCCCGACCCGCGACCttactccgtctccctctctctccctgcgctCTACGCCCTCTCCATGCCTATGGAGGGAGATGTCAGACTCCATTGATACAAAAAGAAAG CCACACAAGATCAAGTTAAGCTATAAAGCCCTCGCTGCAATTCCCACAAACATCGTTCTGTTGGACCAGCAG GCAATTGATGATCAAGTGCACAAAGAAGGAGATTCACAGGACCCAGTGGACAGATGTAAGAAAGAGGACACACATGCAGAG ATGTGTTCCCCTGCACAGTTGCGAAAGCAGTCAGAAGATCTGTACGCTGCCATAGACGAAGTGTTAGAGGACCCCATTCCAATG CGCCAAGCATCTCCTGCTCTCGCATACTCCAGGGAATCAATGGACAAATGTGCACCAAAG CGATACACCTCATTGCCAAGGTCATTGGGACGTGAAACGAAATAT GCAACCTTCAACCTACAACGGTCTGTTGAGAGAAAACTGGCAGACAACTATAAG ACCAAGCCTGGCGTAATTCGACCTGCCAATATTATCCCAAGATTGCCAGAGGAAAATGATGATGAAGCGTTTCATCCAAACCCCTTCAAACAATATCTGGACGAGTTGACTGTCAATGACCAGAACAAG CTCCAACACATCTGGCCCATATCATTGCCTCTTAGTCCTTGTCCCGGGGACCCTGAGGGGCGCACAACCCCACCCCAGCCTCCAGCACACTGA
- the LOC139376919 gene encoding muscular LMNA-interacting protein isoform X8, with translation MDPCNPESISPLPGHKQCLDVEKSDSSNESQGKNLGVPKQKATEHTMSDRGLFKAEVIYISDCEKRGAGDMVQQETYTRLISPPDHTTTPQTPPPINTQPENTVHHFVSGPATMETAVNKHQGISQQQWHNTPVGAEVSLDLFLNRESDSDERLSPTNSTDLFPASSKSQSQESILSESWDKDRSWSALQMSPETSCAVSPCSSVRSGMFTPSVVRVKRHSLEPGSSLVHMPPTCLSPTYCASPSSSPCPLSPRSRHRPPPTRLSLLTAILRKGRLPVLSPTLTLQRPYSPCWPIHHGTSCNACSAASSVASIPLEVFSSRAQSSASIHSPAQSYHHRDGCVLDSLRSVNAPLSIESKELSTSWRMVGPHSPPLRHSEKLKSNNGIISERVTSPSYRSLVASPVPPLSQAFPQHLPKPVDHTNVPSPPLYSSHSRFRRLFPEPLDNSVNSRPNSLSPEPKPVKNQGASVPQDSNQPLYSSHSRLKCLSPNPAYNQGTSACQPLYSSFSKLSSSPPGIVNSSSNSTLDSLSPGPVNTSSNSTLDTLSAEPKPVSKNLVQALNSHLQSKLTFLSSAPANNQETFKALDTSTPEVSSMGTSNNRGISMGTLNTRGTARPQVWSPLPYSCLSRSPKPLSLSCCAPEGHLSASSHSPSGIVSSAQRYTDTISPTPLQNGLKTPPHSMLQLGVSPAHRAFHLTPTLYTSPGCPSPKLPTPPSTPDRFTLSPSPAPPTRDLTPSPSLSLRSTPSPCLWREMSDSIDTKRKPHKIKLSYKALAAIPTNIVLLDQQAIDDQVHKEGDSQDPVDRCKKEDTHAEMCSPAQLRKQSEDLYAAIDEVLEDPIPMRQASPALAYSRESMDKCAPKRYTSLPRSLGRETKYATFNLQRSVERKLADNYKTKPGVIRPANIIPRLPEENDDEAFHPNPFKQYLDELTVNDQNKVGLLRTSSHLQLRPGQDKAKQCNTNNNTELHME, from the exons AATTTAGGAGTCCCCAAGCAGAAGGCGACTGAACACACCATGTCGGACAGAGGGCTTTTCAAGGCGGAGGTGATCTATATCAGTGACTGTGAAAAACGTGGAGCAGGGGACATGGTCCAACAGGAGACATATACTCGG TTGATATCGCCTCCTGATCACACAACAACACCCCAGACCCCTCCCCCTATAAATACCCAGCCAGAAAATACAGTCCACCATTTTGTATCCGGGCCCGCTACTATGGAAACAGCTGTTAACAAACACCAGGGCATTTCTCAGCAGCAGTGGCACAACACCCCTGTGGGTGCTGAGGTCAGCTTGGATCTCTTTTTAAATAGAGAGTCTGACTCAGACGAGAGACTAAGCCCCACTAACTCCACAGACCTGTTTCCTGCTTCTTCCAAGAGCCAGAGTCAGGAGTCCATCCTCTCTGAGAGTTGGGACAAAGACAGGAGCTGGTCAGCACTGCAAATGTCCCCTGAGACGTCTTGCGCGGTGTCCCCGTGCTCCTCAGTGAGATCTGGCATGTTCACCCCCTCTGTTGTGCGAGTCAAGAGGCACTCCCTAGAACCTGGCTCCAGTTTAGTCCACATGCCGCCAACCTGCCTCTCACCAACTTATTGTGCAAGTCCCTCCTCgtccccctgtcccctgtccccccgCTCCCGCCACAGGCCCCCTCCCACGCGACTCTCCCTGCTAACAGCTATCCTCCGAAAGGGCCGCCTGCCAGTCCTGTCCCCTACTCTGACTCTACAGAGACCCTACTCCCCCTGCTGGCCCATTCACCATGGGACTTCCTGTAACGCCTGCTCTGCAGCCTCCAGTGTGGCCTCTATTCCTCTGGAGGTGTTCTCATCCAGGGCCCAGTCCTCAGCCTCCATACACAGCCCAGCTCAGAGTTACCATCACAGGGATGGATGTGTGTTAGATTCCCTTAGATCTGTCAATGCACCCCTGTCCATAGAGTCTAAGGAGCTTTCCACCTCATGGAGAATGGTTGGCCCTCACAGCCCACCATTAAGACACTCAGAAAAACTGAAATCAAACAATGGAATTATCTCTGAGAGGGTCACCTCCCCCTCTTATCGAAGCCTTGTGGCGTCACCAGTCCCACCGTTGTCTCAAGCGTTCCCTCAGCACCTCCCCAAACCAGTAGACCACACCAACGTTCCAAGTCCACCTCTGTACTCATCACACTCACGATTCAGACGTCTGTTTCCTGAGCCACTCGACAACTCAGTTAACTCAAGACCTAACTCACTGTCGCCTGAGCCGAAACCAGTTAAGAACCAGGGGGCTTCTGTGCCCCAAGATTCAAATCAACCCCTGTATTCGTCACACTCAAGACTTAAATGTCTGTCTCCTAATCCAGCTTACAACCAGGGGACCTCTGCATGTCAACCTCTTTACTCATCCTTCTCAAAGCTCAGCTCATCGCCTCCCGGAATAGTAAACTCCTCATCAAACTCAACACTCGACTCACTGTCTCCCGGACCAGTAAACACCTCTTCAAACTCAACACTTGACACACTGTCTGCTGAACCTAAACCAGTTAGCAAGAACCTTGTACAAGCTCTGAATTCTCACCTACAATCAAAGCTCACCTTTCTGTCTTCTGCACCTGCTAATAACCAGGAGACCTTTAAGGCCCTTGATACGTCTACACCTGAAGTTTCCTCCATGGGAACCTCTAACAATCGGGGGATTTCTATGGGGACCCTTAACACACGGGGGACCGCAAGGCCCCAAGTTTGGAGTCCACTGCCCTACTCATGTCTTTCCAGGTCtcctaaacctctctctctctcctgctgtgccCCAGAGGGCCATCTTTCTGCCTCATCCCACTCACCCAGTGGCATAGTTTCCTCTGCACAGAGGTACACAGATACAATATCACCAACCCCATTACAGAACGGCCTGAAAACACCTCCACACTCGATGCTGCAACTCGGTGTCTCCCCAGCTCACAGAGCTTTCCACCTCACTCCCACCCTCTACACATCCCCAGGATGTCCATCACCTAAGCTCCCCACTCCCCCCTCTACACCCGACCGTTtcaccctctccccttctcctgcGCCCCCGACCCGCGACCttactccgtctccctctctctccctgcgctCTACGCCCTCTCCATGCCTATGGAGGGAGATGTCAGACTCCATTGATACAAAAAGAAAG CCACACAAGATCAAGTTAAGCTATAAAGCCCTCGCTGCAATTCCCACAAACATCGTTCTGTTGGACCAGCAG GCAATTGATGATCAAGTGCACAAAGAAGGAGATTCACAGGACCCAGTGGACAGATGTAAGAAAGAGGACACACATGCAGAG ATGTGTTCCCCTGCACAGTTGCGAAAGCAGTCAGAAGATCTGTACGCTGCCATAGACGAAGTGTTAGAGGACCCCATTCCAATG CGCCAAGCATCTCCTGCTCTCGCATACTCCAGGGAATCAATGGACAAATGTGCACCAAAG CGATACACCTCATTGCCAAGGTCATTGGGACGTGAAACGAAATAT GCAACCTTCAACCTACAACGGTCTGTTGAGAGAAAACTGGCAGACAACTATAAG ACCAAGCCTGGCGTAATTCGACCTGCCAATATTATCCCAAGATTGCCAGAGGAAAATGATGATGAAGCGTTTCATCCAAACCCCTTCAAACAATATCTGGACGAGTTGACTGTCAATGACCAGAACAAG gtaggcttgttgagaacaagttctcatttacaactgcgacctggccaagataaagcaaagcagtgcaacacaaacaacaacacagagttacacatggaataa
- the LOC139376919 gene encoding muscular LMNA-interacting protein isoform X7 — MISKQFHVSEEEVSSKLIFYTFVPVLKTLPIKITLTEAVKTGLLTGKPNKNLGVPKQKATEHTMSDRGLFKAEVIYISDCEKRGAGDMVQQETYTRLISPPDHTTTPQTPPPINTQPENTVHHFVSGPATMETAVNKHQGISQQQWHNTPVGAEVSLDLFLNRESDSDERLSPTNSTDLFPASSKSQSQESILSESWDKDRSWSALQMSPETSCAVSPCSSVRSGMFTPSVVRVKRHSLEPGSSLVHMPPTCLSPTYCASPSSSPCPLSPRSRHRPPPTRLSLLTAILRKGRLPVLSPTLTLQRPYSPCWPIHHGTSCNACSAASSVASIPLEVFSSRAQSSASIHSPAQSYHHRDGCVLDSLRSVNAPLSIESKELSTSWRMVGPHSPPLRHSEKLKSNNGIISERVTSPSYRSLVASPVPPLSQAFPQHLPKPVDHTNVPSPPLYSSHSRFRRLFPEPLDNSVNSRPNSLSPEPKPVKNQGASVPQDSNQPLYSSHSRLKCLSPNPAYNQGTSACQPLYSSFSKLSSSPPGIVNSSSNSTLDSLSPGPVNTSSNSTLDTLSAEPKPVSKNLVQALNSHLQSKLTFLSSAPANNQETFKALDTSTPEVSSMGTSNNRGISMGTLNTRGTARPQVWSPLPYSCLSRSPKPLSLSCCAPEGHLSASSHSPSGIVSSAQRYTDTISPTPLQNGLKTPPHSMLQLGVSPAHRAFHLTPTLYTSPGCPSPKLPTPPSTPDRFTLSPSPAPPTRDLTPSPSLSLRSTPSPCLWREMSDSIDTKRKPHKIKLSYKALAAIPTNIVLLDQQAIDDQVHKEGDSQDPVDRCKKEDTHAEMCSPAQLRKQSEDLYAAIDEVLEDPIPMRQASPALAYSRESMDKCAPKRYTSLPRSLGRETKYATFNLQRSVERKLADNYKTKPGVIRPANIIPRLPEENDDEAFHPNPFKQYLDELTVNDQNKLQHIWPISLPLSPCPGDPEGRTTPPQPPAH; from the exons GTCTCAGAAGAAGAAGTGTCATCCAAGCTTATTTTTTATACGTTTGTGCCGGTGCTGAAGACATTGCCAATTAAAATCACGCTCACAGAGGCTGTGAAAACAGGACTACTCACAGGCAAACCAAATAAG AATTTAGGAGTCCCCAAGCAGAAGGCGACTGAACACACCATGTCGGACAGAGGGCTTTTCAAGGCGGAGGTGATCTATATCAGTGACTGTGAAAAACGTGGAGCAGGGGACATGGTCCAACAGGAGACATATACTCGG TTGATATCGCCTCCTGATCACACAACAACACCCCAGACCCCTCCCCCTATAAATACCCAGCCAGAAAATACAGTCCACCATTTTGTATCCGGGCCCGCTACTATGGAAACAGCTGTTAACAAACACCAGGGCATTTCTCAGCAGCAGTGGCACAACACCCCTGTGGGTGCTGAGGTCAGCTTGGATCTCTTTTTAAATAGAGAGTCTGACTCAGACGAGAGACTAAGCCCCACTAACTCCACAGACCTGTTTCCTGCTTCTTCCAAGAGCCAGAGTCAGGAGTCCATCCTCTCTGAGAGTTGGGACAAAGACAGGAGCTGGTCAGCACTGCAAATGTCCCCTGAGACGTCTTGCGCGGTGTCCCCGTGCTCCTCAGTGAGATCTGGCATGTTCACCCCCTCTGTTGTGCGAGTCAAGAGGCACTCCCTAGAACCTGGCTCCAGTTTAGTCCACATGCCGCCAACCTGCCTCTCACCAACTTATTGTGCAAGTCCCTCCTCgtccccctgtcccctgtccccccgCTCCCGCCACAGGCCCCCTCCCACGCGACTCTCCCTGCTAACAGCTATCCTCCGAAAGGGCCGCCTGCCAGTCCTGTCCCCTACTCTGACTCTACAGAGACCCTACTCCCCCTGCTGGCCCATTCACCATGGGACTTCCTGTAACGCCTGCTCTGCAGCCTCCAGTGTGGCCTCTATTCCTCTGGAGGTGTTCTCATCCAGGGCCCAGTCCTCAGCCTCCATACACAGCCCAGCTCAGAGTTACCATCACAGGGATGGATGTGTGTTAGATTCCCTTAGATCTGTCAATGCACCCCTGTCCATAGAGTCTAAGGAGCTTTCCACCTCATGGAGAATGGTTGGCCCTCACAGCCCACCATTAAGACACTCAGAAAAACTGAAATCAAACAATGGAATTATCTCTGAGAGGGTCACCTCCCCCTCTTATCGAAGCCTTGTGGCGTCACCAGTCCCACCGTTGTCTCAAGCGTTCCCTCAGCACCTCCCCAAACCAGTAGACCACACCAACGTTCCAAGTCCACCTCTGTACTCATCACACTCACGATTCAGACGTCTGTTTCCTGAGCCACTCGACAACTCAGTTAACTCAAGACCTAACTCACTGTCGCCTGAGCCGAAACCAGTTAAGAACCAGGGGGCTTCTGTGCCCCAAGATTCAAATCAACCCCTGTATTCGTCACACTCAAGACTTAAATGTCTGTCTCCTAATCCAGCTTACAACCAGGGGACCTCTGCATGTCAACCTCTTTACTCATCCTTCTCAAAGCTCAGCTCATCGCCTCCCGGAATAGTAAACTCCTCATCAAACTCAACACTCGACTCACTGTCTCCCGGACCAGTAAACACCTCTTCAAACTCAACACTTGACACACTGTCTGCTGAACCTAAACCAGTTAGCAAGAACCTTGTACAAGCTCTGAATTCTCACCTACAATCAAAGCTCACCTTTCTGTCTTCTGCACCTGCTAATAACCAGGAGACCTTTAAGGCCCTTGATACGTCTACACCTGAAGTTTCCTCCATGGGAACCTCTAACAATCGGGGGATTTCTATGGGGACCCTTAACACACGGGGGACCGCAAGGCCCCAAGTTTGGAGTCCACTGCCCTACTCATGTCTTTCCAGGTCtcctaaacctctctctctctcctgctgtgccCCAGAGGGCCATCTTTCTGCCTCATCCCACTCACCCAGTGGCATAGTTTCCTCTGCACAGAGGTACACAGATACAATATCACCAACCCCATTACAGAACGGCCTGAAAACACCTCCACACTCGATGCTGCAACTCGGTGTCTCCCCAGCTCACAGAGCTTTCCACCTCACTCCCACCCTCTACACATCCCCAGGATGTCCATCACCTAAGCTCCCCACTCCCCCCTCTACACCCGACCGTTtcaccctctccccttctcctgcGCCCCCGACCCGCGACCttactccgtctccctctctctccctgcgctCTACGCCCTCTCCATGCCTATGGAGGGAGATGTCAGACTCCATTGATACAAAAAGAAAG CCACACAAGATCAAGTTAAGCTATAAAGCCCTCGCTGCAATTCCCACAAACATCGTTCTGTTGGACCAGCAG GCAATTGATGATCAAGTGCACAAAGAAGGAGATTCACAGGACCCAGTGGACAGATGTAAGAAAGAGGACACACATGCAGAG ATGTGTTCCCCTGCACAGTTGCGAAAGCAGTCAGAAGATCTGTACGCTGCCATAGACGAAGTGTTAGAGGACCCCATTCCAATG CGCCAAGCATCTCCTGCTCTCGCATACTCCAGGGAATCAATGGACAAATGTGCACCAAAG CGATACACCTCATTGCCAAGGTCATTGGGACGTGAAACGAAATAT GCAACCTTCAACCTACAACGGTCTGTTGAGAGAAAACTGGCAGACAACTATAAG ACCAAGCCTGGCGTAATTCGACCTGCCAATATTATCCCAAGATTGCCAGAGGAAAATGATGATGAAGCGTTTCATCCAAACCCCTTCAAACAATATCTGGACGAGTTGACTGTCAATGACCAGAACAAG CTCCAACACATCTGGCCCATATCATTGCCTCTTAGTCCTTGTCCCGGGGACCCTGAGGGGCGCACAACCCCACCCCAGCCTCCAGCACACTGA